Proteins from one Prevotella sp. E2-28 genomic window:
- a CDS encoding NCS2 family permease — protein MKFLLSFLGFDAATMTIRKEVIGGITTFLTMAYILAVNPDILSATGMDKGAVFTTTCISAVVGTIVMALYAKLPFALAPGMGLNAFFAFTVVLTMGYSWQFALTAVFIEGLIFILLTITGLRSYIVNAIPLILRRAISPGIGLFIAFVGLKSAGIVGSSDATFVTMGNLHDPAVLLGIFGILITAAMLVKNVTGSLLIGILVTTIVGIPLGVTQYNGIMSTPPSIEPILWQFEWHNILSVDMIIVVLTFLFIDMFDTIGTLIGVSNRAGMVDDDGNVKNLNKAFMADAVGTTVGAMLGTSTVTTYVESASGVNAGGRSGLTSLITALCFAVALLFAPLFLAIPGQATASALVLVGVMMMYDIRKVDFSDYVTAIPCFVCIVLMPLTYSISDGILMGVIAYVLIHLLSFTMKDRDARNNINWGTILLAVLFICRYAFL, from the coding sequence ATGAAATTCTTATTAAGTTTTCTAGGATTTGATGCCGCTACAATGACCATCCGTAAGGAAGTCATAGGCGGCATCACAACGTTTCTGACGATGGCCTATATCTTGGCCGTGAATCCAGACATCCTCTCTGCTACTGGCATGGATAAAGGTGCCGTGTTTACCACTACTTGTATCTCTGCTGTTGTGGGCACTATCGTGATGGCACTCTATGCAAAGTTGCCCTTCGCATTGGCTCCCGGCATGGGTCTCAATGCCTTCTTCGCCTTCACGGTGGTACTGACTATGGGCTATTCCTGGCAGTTTGCGCTGACGGCCGTGTTCATTGAGGGTCTTATCTTTATCCTGCTCACCATCACAGGTCTACGCAGTTACATCGTCAATGCCATCCCATTGATCTTACGACGTGCCATCAGTCCGGGCATCGGCCTCTTCATCGCCTTCGTTGGCCTGAAGAGTGCTGGTATCGTAGGTTCTTCTGACGCTACCTTCGTCACGATGGGAAACCTGCACGACCCTGCCGTGCTGCTGGGCATCTTCGGTATCCTGATTACTGCTGCCATGTTGGTGAAGAACGTCACAGGCTCTCTGCTTATCGGCATTCTGGTGACCACCATTGTGGGCATCCCCTTGGGTGTCACCCAATACAATGGTATCATGTCCACACCACCTTCTATCGAACCCATCCTTTGGCAGTTTGAGTGGCATAACATCCTCTCCGTCGATATGATTATCGTGGTGCTCACCTTCCTGTTCATCGATATGTTCGACACCATCGGCACCCTCATCGGTGTTTCTAACCGTGCCGGTATGGTAGATGATGATGGCAACGTAAAGAACCTCAACAAGGCCTTTATGGCCGATGCCGTAGGCACTACCGTGGGTGCCATGCTGGGTACTTCTACCGTGACCACCTATGTGGAGAGTGCATCGGGTGTGAATGCCGGTGGCCGTTCTGGTCTCACCAGCCTCATCACAGCCCTTTGCTTCGCCGTTGCACTGCTCTTTGCTCCGTTGTTCCTTGCCATCCCTGGTCAGGCTACAGCATCGGCCCTGGTACTGGTAGGTGTGATGATGATGTACGACATCCGCAAGGTTGATTTCTCTGATTACGTGACGGCTATCCCCTGTTTCGTGTGTATCGTGCTGATGCCGCTGACCTACAGTATTTCTGACGGTATCCTCATGGGAGTCATCGCCTACGTATTGATTCACCTGCTATCGTTCACCATGAAGGACCGCGACGCGCGCAACAATATCAACTGGGGCACCATCCTGCTGGCAGTGCTCTTCATCTGCCGCTACGCGTTCTTATAA
- the murQ gene encoding N-acetylmuramic acid 6-phosphate etherase — protein sequence MKTEAKITEQPSRYDHLEKMSVAELLGHINDEDMLVAQAVHKAMPQIQALVEAIEPRMKRRGRLFYVGAGTSGRLGVLDASELPPTFGVSGDWVIGLIAGGDRALRHAVENAEDITEQGWKDIEPFLPTADDTVIGIAASGTTPYVIGAVSEAKKHGLLTGCITSNPETPLASAVDYPIETIVGPEFVTGSSRMKSGTAQKMVLNMISTTLMIRMGRVEGNRMVKMQLTNAKLVDRGTRMIQESLGISYEEAERRLLEAGSVDSVLKIK from the coding sequence ATGAAAACAGAAGCAAAGATTACAGAACAGCCTTCACGCTACGACCACTTGGAAAAGATGTCTGTAGCGGAATTGCTCGGACATATCAATGATGAGGATATGCTGGTGGCACAGGCCGTACACAAAGCAATGCCGCAGATTCAGGCTTTGGTGGAAGCTATTGAGCCAAGGATGAAACGCAGAGGCCGACTCTTTTATGTTGGCGCAGGCACCAGCGGACGGCTGGGTGTACTTGATGCCAGCGAACTGCCACCAACCTTCGGCGTATCAGGTGATTGGGTGATAGGACTAATTGCTGGTGGCGACAGGGCGTTACGGCATGCTGTAGAAAACGCAGAAGATATTACAGAACAGGGCTGGAAAGATATTGAACCTTTCCTTCCAACAGCAGACGACACGGTGATAGGTATTGCGGCTTCAGGCACAACACCCTACGTCATAGGGGCTGTCAGCGAAGCAAAGAAGCACGGATTACTCACAGGTTGCATCACCAGTAATCCAGAAACGCCCTTGGCTTCTGCTGTTGATTATCCCATAGAAACCATCGTAGGCCCAGAGTTTGTGACAGGTTCCAGCAGAATGAAGAGCGGAACAGCACAAAAGATGGTGCTCAACATGATTTCCACCACGTTGATGATACGCATGGGACGTGTAGAGGGTAACCGTATGGTGAAGATGCAACTCACAAATGCCAAGCTCGTAGATCGCGGCACCCGCATGATTCAAGAGTCGCTTGGCATCTCTTATGAAGAAGCAGAACGCCGCCTGCTGGAGGCAGGCAGCGTAGATAGCGTTCTAAAAATCAAATAA
- a CDS encoding uracil-xanthine permease family protein — MNQITEKEGITDARKLGMPKYVILGVQHLFAMFGATVLVPVLTGLSVSSTLLFAGIGTLVFHFVSKLQVPAFLGSSFAFLGGYMSVKALGVEQGMSETLALDYACIGVFFAGLCYFVMAGLIKSFGIEKMLRFFPPLVTGPMIIAIGLVLSGSAIQNCATNWPLAIVALATVILASVCGKGIIKIIPILLGVVVSYMTAVAMGEVDFSSLSEAAWIGLPFSREQTALAVFDNMDTTFLISTIIAIMPIAIATIMEHIGDMCAISSTVGKDFLKEPGLHRTLMGDGLATALASLFGAPANTTYGENTGVLNLTKVFDPAVIRLAACFAILLSFCPKFASLIGLMPAATIGGVSLILYGMISAVGVRNLVEDSVDFNSSRNVFVAALILVIAIGVKYGADDNVNIGPIHFSGLALSAIVGVTLNAVLPGKLGMKVKSVHGKEKKEHQ, encoded by the coding sequence ATGAACCAAATTACAGAGAAAGAAGGCATCACCGATGCTAGAAAACTGGGTATGCCTAAGTATGTTATCTTGGGTGTTCAACACTTGTTCGCCATGTTTGGCGCCACCGTGCTGGTGCCTGTATTAACAGGTCTGTCTGTGTCGTCAACGCTACTTTTTGCAGGTATCGGCACACTGGTCTTCCATTTTGTCAGCAAGTTGCAGGTGCCAGCCTTCCTGGGCTCCTCGTTTGCCTTCCTGGGCGGCTATATGTCGGTGAAGGCGCTGGGCGTGGAGCAGGGTATGAGTGAGACGTTGGCTTTGGACTATGCCTGCATTGGTGTGTTCTTTGCCGGACTGTGTTATTTTGTGATGGCAGGTCTCATCAAGTCGTTTGGTATCGAGAAGATGTTGCGTTTCTTCCCGCCTTTGGTCACAGGCCCAATGATTATAGCTATCGGTCTGGTGCTCTCAGGTAGCGCTATTCAGAACTGTGCCACCAACTGGCCTCTGGCTATCGTGGCGCTGGCAACGGTGATTCTTGCCAGTGTGTGTGGTAAGGGCATCATCAAGATTATTCCTATCCTGTTGGGTGTGGTGGTCAGCTATATGACAGCCGTAGCGATGGGTGAGGTGGACTTTTCGTCGCTGAGCGAGGCCGCATGGATTGGGCTACCATTCAGCAGAGAGCAGACCGCTTTGGCCGTGTTTGATAATATGGACACTACATTCCTTATTTCTACCATCATCGCCATCATGCCTATCGCCATTGCTACTATCATGGAGCATATCGGCGATATGTGCGCCATCTCTTCTACCGTGGGCAAGGACTTCTTGAAGGAACCCGGTCTGCACCGCACGCTGATGGGTGACGGACTGGCTACGGCGCTGGCATCACTCTTTGGTGCGCCTGCCAATACCACGTATGGTGAGAACACAGGCGTGCTGAACCTCACGAAGGTGTTCGACCCAGCCGTGATTCGTCTGGCTGCCTGCTTTGCCATCCTACTCTCGTTCTGCCCTAAGTTTGCCAGCCTGATAGGCTTGATGCCTGCAGCTACGATTGGTGGTGTGAGTCTGATTCTTTATGGTATGATCTCGGCTGTGGGTGTGCGCAATCTGGTGGAGGACAGCGTGGACTTCAACTCATCACGTAATGTGTTTGTGGCTGCTCTGATTCTCGTTATTGCTATCGGCGTAAAATATGGGGCCGATGATAACGTGAACATCGGTCCCATCCATTTCTCGGGTCTGGCCCTTTCTGCTATTGTCGGCGTGACGCTCAATGCCGTACTGCCAGGTAAGTTAGGCATGAAGGTGAAAAGCGTTCACGGCAAAGAGAAAAAAGAGCATCAGTAA
- the trkA gene encoding Trk system potassium transporter TrkA has translation MKVVIAGAGAVGTHLSKLLSTEHHDCVLIDDDEERLGGMDSNYDIMAVNASPTSIKALKDAGVGSADLFVGVTRYESRNITACTLAHALGAKKTVARIDNYEYLSPQNLPFFHDLGIDSLVYPEVLAATDIINGLKLSWVRQRWDVHDGALVLLGIKLREGCEILNQPLKDLCGPEDPYHIVAIKRDGDTIIPGGMDVLQLQDLAYFMTTSEYIPYIRKIVGKEHYEDVHNVIIMGGGKTAVRAALTMPDYMNAKIIEIDAARCERLNQLLATNDAMVIHGDGRDLGLLNEEGIKHTQAFVALTGNAETNILACLTAKKLGVRKTVAMVENLDYVSMAEGLDIGTIINKKTVAASHIFQMMLKADVRNMRSLMMVEADVAEFVAAEGSKVTKKPVKDLGLPFGITIGGLVRDGKGILVNGNTQITPGDSVMVFCHKHQLDKAEKYFKKSLLW, from the coding sequence ATGAAGGTAGTAATTGCCGGCGCAGGAGCCGTAGGAACCCACCTGTCAAAACTGCTGTCAACAGAGCATCACGACTGTGTACTTATCGATGACGACGAAGAGCGTCTAGGAGGTATGGACTCAAACTACGACATCATGGCCGTCAATGCGTCGCCTACCAGTATTAAGGCACTAAAAGATGCGGGCGTAGGATCAGCCGATCTTTTTGTTGGTGTCACCCGCTACGAAAGCCGCAACATCACGGCATGCACTCTGGCACACGCACTAGGAGCAAAGAAAACCGTAGCACGTATAGACAACTACGAATACCTGTCGCCGCAAAACCTGCCATTCTTCCACGATCTAGGCATCGATTCACTGGTTTACCCTGAAGTATTAGCAGCCACTGATATCATCAATGGGCTGAAACTATCGTGGGTACGTCAGCGCTGGGATGTGCACGATGGTGCTCTCGTACTTCTCGGCATCAAATTGCGTGAGGGCTGCGAAATCCTAAACCAGCCACTGAAAGACCTCTGCGGCCCAGAAGACCCCTATCATATTGTAGCTATCAAACGAGATGGTGACACCATCATCCCTGGTGGTATGGATGTTTTGCAACTGCAGGATTTGGCTTATTTCATGACTACCAGTGAATATATTCCATACATCCGCAAAATTGTAGGTAAAGAGCATTACGAGGACGTACACAACGTAATTATCATGGGTGGTGGAAAGACTGCCGTGAGAGCTGCGCTGACGATGCCCGACTACATGAATGCTAAGATTATCGAGATCGACGCAGCCCGCTGCGAACGTCTCAACCAACTGTTGGCCACCAACGATGCCATGGTGATTCATGGCGACGGACGTGACTTGGGACTGCTCAACGAGGAAGGCATTAAGCATACGCAGGCCTTCGTAGCACTGACAGGTAATGCCGAGACAAACATCCTGGCCTGTCTGACAGCCAAGAAACTGGGTGTGCGCAAGACGGTGGCCATGGTCGAAAATCTGGATTATGTCAGTATGGCAGAAGGGCTTGACATCGGCACCATTATCAACAAGAAGACGGTGGCTGCCAGCCATATCTTCCAAATGATGCTCAAGGCCGATGTCAGGAATATGCGCTCGCTAATGATGGTCGAGGCCGACGTGGCTGAGTTTGTAGCTGCTGAAGGCTCAAAGGTAACGAAGAAGCCAGTGAAAGACCTCGGACTGCCCTTCGGTATCACCATTGGCGGACTGGTACGCGACGGCAAAGGCATCCTGGTTAACGGTAATACACAGATAACGCCAGGCGATTCCGTCATGGTGTTCTGTCATAAGCACCAGCTCGACAAAGCAGAGAAATACTTCAAGAAATCGTTGCTTTGGTAA
- a CDS encoding energy transducer TonB encodes MKKTIILSMLLASLTIGAAAQNADSTRVKNDSIKVFIDYESQPQFRGGQEALKKFISKNLKYPDAAAAYDVEGSIIMTFIVNEDGSLSDISAHDCKIDRFNTTKFSQETEARQKELKQQFALLFAKEGARVIRKMPKWSPAKRYGKAVRVKMHQPIKFIDPYK; translated from the coding sequence ATGAAAAAAACAATCATCCTTTCAATGTTGCTTGCATCCCTTACAATAGGGGCTGCAGCACAAAATGCAGACAGCACACGTGTCAAAAACGATTCTATAAAAGTATTCATTGACTATGAGTCTCAGCCCCAATTTCGCGGCGGACAAGAGGCATTGAAGAAATTCATATCTAAGAACTTAAAATATCCCGATGCGGCAGCCGCATATGATGTCGAAGGTAGTATCATTATGACATTTATCGTCAACGAGGACGGTTCTTTGTCGGATATCTCTGCACACGACTGCAAAATAGACCGTTTCAATACGACCAAATTTTCACAAGAGACAGAAGCCCGTCAGAAAGAACTGAAGCAGCAGTTTGCCTTGCTGTTTGCAAAGGAGGGGGCTCGTGTAATTCGGAAAATGCCGAAATGGTCTCCTGCAAAGCGCTACGGAAAGGCCGTACGGGTAAAGATGCACCAGCCCATCAAATTTATAGACCCCTACAAGTAA
- a CDS encoding TrkH family potassium uptake protein, producing the protein MINFRIISKILGSLLFIEGFFMACCLAMAFSFHEDDELAFMASTILTFGGAFIFLFFGHEAENSLSRRDAYVVVTLTWVVFSFFGMFPFLIHGSLNNITDAYFETMSGFTTTGATIIDDVESLPHGLLFWRSLMQWIGGLGIVFFTVALLPQLVGGSVKVFAAEATGPMRSKMHPRLSTTAKWIWSIYVLLTIACALSFWLAGMDWFDATNYSMSTTATGGFSTHNGTIFLASPLIEYLAILFQFLAGINFTLLYMSLFKWKMGSLFRNSEFKMYIITILVATAWIMYLLLTRLDYDLESAFRSALFQVVSFITTTGLSNTDAGAWPHFTWIILMFLMFMGACSGSTTGGFKSIRVLMMLKVLRNEFRHIIHPNAVLPVKLSGQSIPQNRLVTLLALFTLYVIALLLVFTVMIVSGIDITNAATIALSLISNVGAGLDTNMGAQMSWADLSDGIKWLCSFLMLVGRLEIVAVLVLFTRAFWKEN; encoded by the coding sequence TTGATCAACTTCCGCATCATATCAAAGATTCTGGGCTCGCTGCTTTTCATCGAGGGCTTCTTTATGGCCTGCTGTCTGGCTATGGCATTCTCGTTTCATGAAGACGACGAACTGGCCTTTATGGCATCTACGATATTGACGTTTGGAGGTGCATTTATTTTCCTGTTTTTTGGACATGAGGCTGAGAACTCCCTGAGTCGTCGCGATGCATACGTGGTGGTGACGCTCACATGGGTGGTGTTCTCATTCTTCGGGATGTTTCCCTTCCTGATTCACGGCTCATTGAACAATATCACCGATGCCTATTTTGAGACCATGTCAGGTTTCACCACCACGGGAGCCACTATCATTGATGATGTAGAGTCATTGCCCCACGGTCTGCTTTTCTGGCGCTCGCTGATGCAATGGATAGGCGGACTGGGAATCGTATTCTTCACCGTAGCGCTGTTGCCACAGTTGGTTGGCGGTAGCGTAAAGGTGTTTGCTGCTGAAGCTACAGGTCCTATGCGATCAAAGATGCACCCGCGACTATCCACCACAGCGAAATGGATTTGGAGTATCTACGTATTGCTGACTATCGCCTGCGCGCTCTCGTTCTGGTTGGCTGGTATGGACTGGTTTGACGCAACGAATTACTCTATGTCCACAACAGCGACAGGCGGATTTTCCACTCATAACGGCACCATATTCTTGGCCTCACCACTCATTGAGTATCTGGCTATTTTGTTTCAATTTCTAGCAGGCATCAACTTCACCTTATTATATATGAGCCTGTTCAAATGGAAGATGGGCAGTTTGTTCCGCAACTCGGAGTTCAAGATGTATATCATCACCATCCTTGTAGCCACGGCATGGATTATGTACCTGCTACTCACACGTTTGGATTACGACCTTGAATCAGCCTTCCGCTCAGCGTTATTCCAAGTAGTATCGTTTATTACTACTACAGGCCTGAGTAATACCGATGCTGGTGCTTGGCCTCACTTCACATGGATAATACTGATGTTCCTGATGTTTATGGGTGCCTGTTCTGGCAGTACTACGGGTGGTTTCAAAAGTATCCGCGTATTGATGATGCTCAAGGTACTACGCAACGAGTTCCGACATATCATTCATCCCAATGCGGTATTGCCCGTGAAGTTGTCAGGTCAGAGTATTCCACAGAACCGACTAGTCACATTGTTGGCTTTGTTTACCCTCTATGTGATAGCCCTCCTGCTGGTATTCACCGTCATGATAGTCTCTGGCATTGACATCACCAATGCTGCCACCATCGCCTTAAGCCTCATCAGCAACGTAGGTGCAGGCCTTGATACCAACATGGGAGCACAGATGTCATGGGCTGACCTTTCCGATGGTATCAAGTGGCTCTGTTCGTTCCTCATGCTCGTAGGCCGTCTTGAAATTGTTGCCGTATTGGTGCTCTTCACTCGTGCATTCTGGAAAGAGAACTAA
- a CDS encoding family 16 glycosylhydrolase — protein sequence MKSKIVIGILLFLGALPLAAQEWKLVWSQEFNEEGRPDSSVWNYEQGFVRNHEAQWYQPENAYQKDGLLIIEARKEQKPNPTYREHSRHWGQQRPSIDYTSACLTTQGKYNFLYGRLEVCARIPTADGAWPAIWTLGSGMEWPSCGEIDLMEYYRIKGVPHILANVAWGNDQHYQAVWNSKRVPYVHFTQRDPQWEQHFHVWRMDWDEISIRLYLDDELLNEVPLSTTVNGSIGQHTNPFTRPQYILLNLALGGDNGGTIDDSAFPMRYEIDYVRVFQPVKSI from the coding sequence ATGAAGAGCAAAATCGTTATTGGTATATTATTATTTCTAGGGGCATTACCTCTAGCTGCTCAAGAGTGGAAGTTAGTGTGGAGTCAGGAATTCAATGAAGAAGGAAGGCCCGACAGCTCCGTCTGGAACTATGAACAGGGCTTCGTGCGCAATCATGAGGCACAATGGTACCAGCCTGAGAATGCTTATCAAAAAGACGGACTGCTCATCATAGAGGCACGGAAGGAACAAAAGCCCAACCCCACTTATCGTGAACATAGTCGTCATTGGGGACAACAACGTCCATCAATCGATTATACCTCCGCATGTTTGACCACACAGGGAAAATACAACTTTCTTTATGGTCGTTTGGAGGTTTGCGCCCGTATTCCGACAGCGGATGGAGCTTGGCCTGCCATTTGGACATTGGGCAGCGGCATGGAATGGCCATCATGTGGCGAGATAGACCTGATGGAGTATTACCGCATAAAGGGTGTTCCCCATATCTTAGCGAACGTGGCATGGGGCAACGACCAACATTATCAGGCCGTATGGAACAGTAAACGTGTTCCTTATGTCCACTTCACTCAGCGTGACCCTCAATGGGAACAGCACTTCCATGTATGGCGGATGGACTGGGACGAGATAAGCATCCGTCTCTATCTAGATGATGAACTGCTCAACGAAGTGCCTCTCAGCACCACTGTCAATGGTAGCATCGGTCAGCACACGAATCCCTTCACCCGTCCGCAATATATTCTTTTGAACCTTGCTTTAGGTGGCGACAATGGAGGCACGATTGATGATTCAGCCTTCCCCATGCGCTACGAGATAGACTATGTACGCGTGTTTCAACCCGTGAAGTCTATATAA
- a CDS encoding DUF5020 family protein, producing the protein MKRFFTIALMAVAALSANAQNIQLHYDFGRNIYSGEEAGRQKVTVTLEQFKADEWGSWYYFVDVDMSRHFTESAYTEISREFNLCKESPFAAHVEYDGGLSKSGSFQQAGLLGAAYNGHNADFSKTWSVQLLYKHFFKSYNTTHSYASAQLTGVWGLNFLDDKLSFAGFIDFWRGEKANNHGCLVVLSEPQLWYNFNKHFSVGTEWEFSNNFVYNADPTSDKTFFVNPTLAVKWNF; encoded by the coding sequence ATGAAAAGATTTTTTACTATTGCGCTGATGGCTGTAGCAGCCCTGAGCGCCAACGCACAAAACATTCAGTTACACTACGACTTCGGTCGCAACATCTACTCTGGCGAGGAAGCTGGACGCCAGAAAGTGACCGTCACACTTGAGCAGTTCAAAGCCGACGAATGGGGCTCATGGTACTACTTCGTTGACGTGGACATGTCGCGTCATTTCACAGAGAGTGCCTACACGGAGATCTCTCGCGAGTTCAATTTATGCAAGGAATCTCCCTTCGCTGCCCACGTGGAGTATGATGGTGGACTCTCCAAGAGCGGTAGCTTCCAACAGGCAGGACTCCTCGGTGCTGCCTACAACGGACACAATGCCGACTTTTCAAAAACATGGTCTGTACAGCTGTTGTACAAGCATTTCTTCAAGAGCTATAACACCACACATTCTTATGCCAGCGCTCAGCTAACAGGTGTATGGGGCCTGAATTTCCTCGACGACAAGCTGTCATTCGCAGGCTTCATCGACTTCTGGCGTGGCGAGAAGGCGAACAATCACGGATGCCTGGTAGTACTCTCAGAGCCTCAGCTGTGGTACAACTTCAACAAGCACTTCAGCGTAGGCACAGAGTGGGAGTTCTCAAACAACTTCGTCTATAACGCAGATCCTACTAGCGACAAGACGTTCTTCGTCAACCCCACCCTGGCTGTTAAGTGGAACTTCTAA
- a CDS encoding heavy metal-binding domain-containing protein has protein sequence MILSTTPQIEGHPIREYKGVVTGETIIGANFVKDFFAGIRDIVGGRAASYERVLQEAKETSMREMMQRAQAMGANAIVGIDIDYETVGANGSMLMVATSGTAVVI, from the coding sequence ATGATACTATCAACAACCCCACAGATTGAAGGTCACCCCATCCGCGAATATAAGGGTGTGGTGACAGGTGAAACCATTATTGGCGCTAACTTTGTAAAGGATTTCTTCGCTGGCATACGCGATATCGTTGGCGGACGTGCAGCCAGTTATGAGCGTGTGCTTCAGGAGGCAAAGGAAACATCTATGCGTGAGATGATGCAGCGTGCTCAGGCTATGGGTGCCAACGCTATCGTGGGCATTGACATCGATTACGAGACTGTTGGTGCTAATGGCTCTATGCTGATGGTTGCCACCAGCGGTACAGCTGTAGTTATTTGA